A single Oncorhynchus nerka isolate Pitt River linkage group LG10, Oner_Uvic_2.0, whole genome shotgun sequence DNA region contains:
- the phyhiplb gene encoding phytanoyl-CoA hydroxylase-interacting protein-like isoform X2: MEVPRVDDSTSSPVSRCDDMMKNLNLDLIQPSDREGDNSQDSSIAEKEDLPVPQNVKITNITCDSFKINWDMDCRAKDHITNYFIDLNKKEHNNSNKFKHKDVPTKLVAKVVPLPMTVRGHWFLSPRTDYTVAVQTASKQSDGNYAVSEWSEIIEFYTADYSTVHLIQLLEKAEGIAGRMLRFSVFYRNQQNDYFNKTRETQDNRMLPTVKDNSGSHGSPISGKLEGIYFSCNTEFNTGKPPQDSPYGRYRFQIQAEVLFNPKTNLYFGDFYCMYTAYHYVILVLAPEGSPGDRFCKGRLPALDILDNCFLTCTQEEEEGGLVFHHAQDVILEVIYTEPVDLALGSVEEIQGHQLSSMSTINAKKDPSCKTCNISVGR, encoded by the exons GAGACAACTCTCAGGACAGCAGCATCGCGGAAAAGGAGGATCTTCCTGTTCCTCAGAACGTCAAGATTACCAACATCACCTGTGACTCCTTCAAGATCAACTGGGACATGGACTGTAGAGCCAAGGACCACATCACTAACTACTTCATAGACCTCAACAAGAAGGAGCACAATAACTCCAACAAGTTCAAACACAAG GATGTCCCCACTAAGCTGGTGGCGAAGGTGGTGCCACTGCCCATGACAGTGAGAGGCCACTGGTTCCTGAGCCCCAGGACAGATTACACTGTAGCTGTTCAGACTGCCTCCAAACAGAGTGATGGGAACTATGCTGTCTCTGAATGGAGTGAGATCATCGAATTCTACACTGCAG actactctactgtgcatctgatacagttgcTGGAGAAGGCCGAGGGGATAGCTGGTAGGATGTTGAGATTCTCAGTGTTTTATCGGAACCAGCAGAATGACTACTTCAATAAAACGAG AGAGACACAGGACAACCGGATGCTCCCGACTGTAAAGGACAACAGTGGCAGCCACGGCTCTCCCATCAGTGGCAAGCTGGAAGGCATCTACTTCAGCTGCAACACAGAGTTCAACACAGGCAAGCCCCCCCAGGACTCCCCCTACGGACGCTACCGCTTCCAGATCCAGGCCGAGGTCCTGTTCAACCCCAAGACCAACCTGTACTTCGGGGACTTCTACTGCATGTACACAGCCTACCACTACGTGATCCTGGTGCTGGCCCCAGAGGGCTCCCCAGGGGACAGATTCTGTAAGGGCCGCCTCCCGGCGCTGGACATCTTAGACAACTGCTTCCTGACATGcacccaggaggaggaggagggggggctgGTGTTCCACCACGCCCAGGATGTGATTCTGGAGGTGATTTACACCGAGCCCGTGGACCTGGCCCTAGGCAGCGTGGAGGAGATCCAAGGACACCAGCTCAGTAGCATGTCCACCATCAATGCTAAGAAGGACCCCAGTTGTAAGACCTGCAACATCAGCGTGGGACGCTAA
- the phyhiplb gene encoding phytanoyl-CoA hydroxylase-interacting protein-like isoform X1, with protein sequence MEVPRVDDSTSSPVSRCDDMMKNLNLDLIQPSDREGDNSQDSSIAEKEDLPVPQNVKITNITCDSFKINWDMDCRAKDHITNYFIDLNKKEHNNSNKFKHKDVPTKLVAKVVPLPMTVRGHWFLSPRTDYTVAVQTASKQSDGNYAVSEWSEIIEFYTADYSTVHLIQLLEKAEGIAGRMLRFSVFYRNQQNDYFNKTSPSCGSRETQDNRMLPTVKDNSGSHGSPISGKLEGIYFSCNTEFNTGKPPQDSPYGRYRFQIQAEVLFNPKTNLYFGDFYCMYTAYHYVILVLAPEGSPGDRFCKGRLPALDILDNCFLTCTQEEEEGGLVFHHAQDVILEVIYTEPVDLALGSVEEIQGHQLSSMSTINAKKDPSCKTCNISVGR encoded by the exons GAGACAACTCTCAGGACAGCAGCATCGCGGAAAAGGAGGATCTTCCTGTTCCTCAGAACGTCAAGATTACCAACATCACCTGTGACTCCTTCAAGATCAACTGGGACATGGACTGTAGAGCCAAGGACCACATCACTAACTACTTCATAGACCTCAACAAGAAGGAGCACAATAACTCCAACAAGTTCAAACACAAG GATGTCCCCACTAAGCTGGTGGCGAAGGTGGTGCCACTGCCCATGACAGTGAGAGGCCACTGGTTCCTGAGCCCCAGGACAGATTACACTGTAGCTGTTCAGACTGCCTCCAAACAGAGTGATGGGAACTATGCTGTCTCTGAATGGAGTGAGATCATCGAATTCTACACTGCAG actactctactgtgcatctgatacagttgcTGGAGAAGGCCGAGGGGATAGCTGGTAGGATGTTGAGATTCTCAGTGTTTTATCGGAACCAGCAGAATGACTACTTCAATAAAACGAG CCCCTCTTGTGGTTCCAGAGAGACACAGGACAACCGGATGCTCCCGACTGTAAAGGACAACAGTGGCAGCCACGGCTCTCCCATCAGTGGCAAGCTGGAAGGCATCTACTTCAGCTGCAACACAGAGTTCAACACAGGCAAGCCCCCCCAGGACTCCCCCTACGGACGCTACCGCTTCCAGATCCAGGCCGAGGTCCTGTTCAACCCCAAGACCAACCTGTACTTCGGGGACTTCTACTGCATGTACACAGCCTACCACTACGTGATCCTGGTGCTGGCCCCAGAGGGCTCCCCAGGGGACAGATTCTGTAAGGGCCGCCTCCCGGCGCTGGACATCTTAGACAACTGCTTCCTGACATGcacccaggaggaggaggagggggggctgGTGTTCCACCACGCCCAGGATGTGATTCTGGAGGTGATTTACACCGAGCCCGTGGACCTGGCCCTAGGCAGCGTGGAGGAGATCCAAGGACACCAGCTCAGTAGCATGTCCACCATCAATGCTAAGAAGGACCCCAGTTGTAAGACCTGCAACATCAGCGTGGGACGCTAA